Proteins encoded by one window of Lactobacillus sp. ESL0684:
- the ribH gene encoding 6,7-dimethyl-8-ribityllumazine synthase: MKEITGNIAAGQDKRIGIVVAQFNSVVTDRLLSGAVGQLKKSGVSDENLTVIHVPGAFELARTVNCLAKSGKVDGIIALGAVIRGETSHFDYVCQGTTSQLAAASATGPVPVMFGLLTTDTVAQATDRAGGKGGNKGADCATDILEVLNIEDQIDEL, from the coding sequence ATGAAAGAAATTACAGGTAATATTGCGGCAGGACAAGATAAGAGAATAGGTATAGTCGTTGCACAGTTTAATAGTGTTGTAACGGATCGCTTGCTTAGCGGAGCTGTTGGACAATTGAAAAAGTCTGGTGTATCAGATGAGAACCTAACAGTGATTCATGTTCCTGGCGCTTTTGAATTGGCCAGAACGGTTAATTGCTTGGCCAAAAGCGGTAAGGTTGATGGCATAATTGCTTTAGGTGCAGTTATTCGCGGTGAAACATCTCATTTTGATTACGTTTGCCAAGGTACTACTAGCCAGTTAGCTGCTGCTTCAGCAACCGGTCCAGTACCAGTGATGTTTGGCTTGTTAACTACAGATACAGTTGCTCAAGCAACGGATCGTGCAGGTGGCAAGGGTGGCAACAAAGGTGCTGATTGTGCCACAGATATTTTAGAAGTTTTAAATATCGAAGATCAAATCGACGAATTATAA
- the ribA gene encoding GTP cyclohydrolase II, protein MTDQLNEKMRKILDHMRNGGLVIVADSPQRESEGDMIGLAEKATPEMVNTMITKARGLLCVPMSKEYADRQHISPIETGSNDEFGTAFTLSVDATTTTTGISAYDRAKTIKKLADPNSTWDDFYHPGHVFPLVAKEGGVLERTGHTEAALDLARLAGVAPVGFICECIKKDGTMARRKDLKALAEGMGLPYLTIEELIEYRKRQEDEDLKVESITKVDFPTKHGHFELEGFENEKQPEKEPTLLISKGDIKPDEPLLLRLHSECLTGDVFGSKRCDCGAQLAESLDKIEANGSGAVLYLRQEGRGIGLANKLRAYKLQDEGANTVEANQKLGFPVDARRYNLAAKILRQKGISEVRLMTNNPDKVAQLEAYGIKVVERVPMEVGLTKENEKYLATKKHQMNHILNEVD, encoded by the coding sequence ATGACAGATCAATTAAATGAAAAAATGCGTAAAATCCTTGATCACATGAGAAATGGTGGTTTAGTAATTGTGGCTGATTCACCACAACGTGAATCTGAAGGCGATATGATTGGCCTAGCTGAAAAAGCAACACCTGAGATGGTTAATACCATGATTACCAAAGCTCGCGGTTTGTTATGTGTACCAATGAGTAAGGAATATGCCGATCGCCAGCATATTAGCCCAATTGAAACTGGATCAAATGATGAATTTGGGACAGCTTTTACGTTAAGTGTTGATGCTACAACGACCACTACTGGTATTTCTGCATACGATCGTGCTAAGACAATTAAAAAATTAGCTGATCCCAACAGTACTTGGGATGATTTTTATCATCCTGGCCATGTTTTTCCATTAGTTGCTAAAGAAGGCGGCGTATTGGAACGAACTGGTCACACCGAGGCAGCACTGGATTTGGCTCGCCTTGCAGGAGTAGCACCAGTTGGCTTTATTTGTGAATGTATCAAAAAAGACGGTACAATGGCTCGGCGCAAAGATTTAAAGGCTTTAGCAGAAGGTATGGGATTACCGTACTTGACTATTGAAGAATTAATTGAATATCGCAAGCGTCAAGAAGATGAAGACTTAAAGGTTGAATCAATTACCAAAGTTGATTTTCCAACTAAGCATGGTCATTTTGAACTTGAGGGTTTTGAAAATGAGAAACAACCTGAAAAAGAACCAACTTTATTAATCAGTAAGGGTGATATTAAACCAGATGAACCATTATTATTGCGGCTGCATAGTGAGTGTTTGACTGGGGATGTCTTTGGGTCTAAACGGTGTGACTGTGGTGCTCAATTAGCAGAATCGCTAGATAAGATTGAAGCTAATGGTTCAGGTGCTGTTTTGTATTTGCGCCAAGAGGGTCGCGGTATTGGCTTAGCTAATAAATTGCGTGCTTACAAATTACAAGATGAGGGTGCAAATACTGTTGAGGCTAATCAAAAGCTTGGTTTTCCGGTTGATGCTCGTCGCTACAACTTAGCTGCCAAAATTTTGCGCCAAAAAGGAATTTCTGAAGTCCGGCTCATGACTAATAATCCTGATAAGGTTGCTCAGCTAGAGGCCTATGGTATTAAAGTGGTTGAGCGAGTACCGATGGAAGTTGGTTTAACTAAAGAAAATGAAAAATATTTAGCAACTAAAAAACATCAAATGAATCATATTTTGAATGAGGTAGATTAA
- a CDS encoding riboflavin synthase: MFTGIIQATGKITRLEITEKHAKLAIAAPKLAQENLPLGASIAVNGICLTVTDWTNDEFTVDVMPETMKRTNLGNLQVSSVVNLEPSLALGATLDGHIVAGHVDTTAELTARVETENSIELRFRVPQQYDPYIVEKGSIAIDGISLTVTMAQNAEFGVSLIPFTIANTTLAGYKLGDHVNIETDMIGRYVVKQCQAWNK, translated from the coding sequence ATGTTTACCGGAATAATTCAAGCAACGGGTAAGATCACTCGTTTGGAAATAACTGAAAAGCATGCTAAGTTAGCAATTGCTGCTCCTAAATTAGCCCAAGAAAATTTGCCGCTTGGTGCCAGCATTGCAGTTAATGGAATTTGTTTAACCGTAACTGATTGGACTAATGATGAGTTTACTGTTGATGTGATGCCAGAAACGATGAAGCGAACTAATCTGGGCAATTTACAAGTATCAAGTGTGGTTAACTTAGAGCCATCACTGGCTTTGGGAGCAACCTTAGATGGTCATATTGTAGCTGGTCATGTTGATACCACGGCAGAATTAACTGCTAGAGTTGAAACAGAAAATTCGATTGAATTGCGGTTTAGAGTACCACAACAATATGATCCATATATTGTAGAAAAAGGCTCAATCGCGATTGATGGTATAAGCTTAACGGTCACCATGGCACAAAATGCCGAATTTGGTGTGAGCCTGATTCCATTTACCATTGCTAATACGACTTTAGCTGGTTACAAATTAGGTGACCATGTCAATATTGAAACGGATATGATTGGCCGTTATGTGGTAAAACAGTGTCAAGCTTGGAACAAATAA
- the ribD gene encoding bifunctional diaminohydroxyphosphoribosylaminopyrimidine deaminase/5-amino-6-(5-phosphoribosylamino)uracil reductase RibD, with protein MQDKDYLQLAAQEALKARAMTWTNPLVGAVIVKDGQVLATGYHHQYGQVHAEVNALAHLAKPELADGATLYVTLEPCSHYGKQPPCCEKVAEAGIKRVVIGQLDPHKIVAGKGIKFLQEHGITTEVIGGTEYLNEAYNFFYQQQRPLVTLKYAMSLDGKLNAAGNKRTLLTGDAAQLDVQKLRCQNQAILIGANTLRIDDPQLTVRIKCLPIPPIRIILTKDANRIDFTQELFNQPGEIWLLSEQELQKELPVAVKIFTQAKWTPTKIVKLLAKYEIQSLLVEGGSQVQAEFIAADLADQIIAYIAPKVLGGTALPVAVGQELGATSSQYELIDVKTLEQDVRISARRKQCLPE; from the coding sequence ATGCAGGATAAGGATTATCTGCAACTTGCAGCCCAAGAAGCATTAAAGGCGCGGGCAATGACTTGGACGAATCCTTTAGTGGGAGCAGTTATTGTTAAAGATGGTCAAGTCTTAGCTACTGGGTATCATCATCAGTATGGGCAAGTTCACGCTGAAGTTAACGCATTGGCTCACTTGGCTAAACCCGAATTAGCTGATGGTGCTACACTTTATGTTACTTTGGAACCTTGTAGTCATTATGGTAAGCAGCCACCTTGCTGTGAAAAAGTGGCTGAAGCAGGAATCAAACGCGTAGTTATTGGACAACTTGATCCACATAAAATAGTTGCTGGTAAAGGGATAAAGTTTCTACAAGAGCATGGCATCACAACTGAAGTCATTGGTGGTACGGAGTATTTGAATGAGGCCTATAACTTCTTTTATCAACAACAAAGGCCACTAGTTACCCTCAAATATGCGATGTCTCTTGATGGTAAGCTTAATGCAGCGGGTAATAAGCGAACCTTGTTAACTGGCGATGCTGCCCAACTCGATGTCCAAAAATTACGTTGTCAGAATCAAGCTATTTTAATAGGTGCTAATACTTTAAGAATTGATGATCCACAACTAACAGTGCGAATTAAGTGTTTGCCAATCCCACCTATTAGAATAATCTTGACTAAAGATGCTAATCGGATAGACTTCACTCAGGAATTATTTAATCAGCCAGGTGAAATTTGGCTGTTAAGTGAACAAGAATTGCAGAAAGAACTGCCAGTTGCAGTTAAAATTTTTACGCAAGCTAAATGGACTCCAACTAAAATTGTTAAATTACTTGCAAAATATGAGATTCAATCCCTGTTAGTTGAAGGTGGTAGTCAGGTTCAAGCAGAGTTTATAGCAGCAGATTTAGCCGATCAAATAATAGCTTATATAGCACCTAAGGTCTTAGGCGGGACTGCTTTGCCAGTCGCAGTAGGACAAGAGTTGGGAGCGACTTCATCACAATATGAACTAATTGATGTAAAGACCTTAGAGCAAGATGTGCGCATTAGCGCAAGGAGAAAACAATGTTTACCGGAATAA
- a CDS encoding LrgB family protein, giving the protein MAYLSNPLFGVFLSLFVFLIGQWLFKKSHGFFLFQPLFVAMVLGIAILVVLGKVFDVSTTQVYTQAYKPGGDIIFWFITPATIAFAVPLYKRNDVIKKNWGIILTSLVISTFVSLILITFISKAAGLNEVGVRSMLSQSATTAIAMPLTTAIGGNASITAMACILNAVMIYALGKQMVKWFKLDTDPMGTGLGLGAAGHTVGSAFALEMGSVQGAMAAVAVVATGLVDNLLVPAFAHLLGL; this is encoded by the coding sequence ATGGCTTATTTAAGTAATCCTTTATTTGGTGTATTCCTATCATTATTTGTCTTTTTGATTGGTCAGTGGCTTTTCAAAAAGTCACATGGTTTTTTCTTATTCCAACCTCTGTTTGTTGCTATGGTCTTAGGAATTGCCATTTTGGTAGTTTTAGGCAAAGTATTTGATGTTTCAACAACTCAGGTCTACACTCAAGCCTACAAACCAGGTGGAGATATTATCTTCTGGTTTATTACACCAGCAACAATTGCGTTTGCTGTTCCTTTATACAAGCGTAATGATGTTATCAAGAAAAATTGGGGGATCATTTTAACTAGCTTGGTAATCAGTACTTTTGTTTCCTTAATCTTGATTACCTTTATTTCTAAGGCAGCAGGATTAAATGAAGTTGGTGTTAGATCGATGCTTAGTCAATCGGCAACAACTGCGATTGCCATGCCACTGACAACAGCAATTGGCGGTAACGCATCAATTACTGCAATGGCATGTATTCTAAATGCCGTAATGATTTATGCACTAGGCAAGCAGATGGTTAAGTGGTTTAAACTTGATACAGATCCGATGGGAACTGGGTTAGGTTTAGGAGCTGCAGGACATACTGTTGGCTCAGCTTTCGCTCTAGAGATGGGTTCTGTGCAAGGGGCGATGGCTGCAGTAGCAGTAGTTGCAACTGGATTAGTTGATAACTTATTAGTTCCAGCTTTTGCCCATTTGCTTGGTTTGTAG
- a CDS encoding CidA/LrgA family protein, which produces MKEKKPETKSAPILFQMLVYATILFVSQLISEMMPKSFPVPTPVIGLVLLYVLLTTHVVKIEWVDSFGSALISLISFMFVPSGISLAANLDIMKSQGVQLVLVVLLATIILLVVTAYTTRILVWLKKRITSGHHSIAHNVKTGGSK; this is translated from the coding sequence ATGAAAGAGAAAAAGCCAGAAACTAAATCAGCGCCAATTCTGTTTCAAATGTTGGTTTATGCCACAATTTTATTTGTATCACAGTTGATATCAGAAATGATGCCCAAGTCATTCCCAGTACCAACACCTGTAATTGGATTAGTTTTGCTTTATGTATTGTTGACAACACATGTAGTTAAAATTGAATGGGTTGATTCCTTTGGTAGTGCCTTAATCTCGTTGATTAGTTTTATGTTTGTTCCTTCGGGAATCTCTTTGGCTGCTAACTTGGATATCATGAAATCGCAAGGTGTTCAGTTAGTCTTGGTAGTGTTGCTAGCAACCATTATTTTATTGGTGGTAACTGCTTACACAACTCGAATCTTGGTTTGGCTTAAAAAGAGAATCACATCTGGACATCATTCGATAGCTCATAATGTTAAGACTGGGGGCAGTAAATGA
- a CDS encoding LytTR family transcriptional regulator DNA-binding domain-containing protein: protein MNILLVDDEPLARTELKYLIEKSAVLATESLAIYQAEDLKEAQSQLLKNKIDLIFLDISLNEENGFELTNELKQLNYSPIIIFSTAYDEYAVKAFDVGALDYVLKPFEQERIDQALTKVKKVLSQEVPAASSINDLLTIELDDRNVVIKLSDIVSATISDGVLTVSTAKKQYQTRKTLSWLKQRLPKPKFMQVHRNTLVNLEEVKEVQPWFNHTLLLVMDNGEKVQVGRSYRADLSKQLGMG from the coding sequence ATGAATATTTTATTGGTCGATGATGAGCCATTAGCCAGAACTGAGCTAAAATATTTAATTGAAAAAAGTGCTGTTTTAGCAACTGAATCATTGGCTATATATCAAGCAGAGGATTTAAAAGAAGCTCAGAGTCAGCTTTTGAAAAATAAAATTGATTTAATCTTCTTAGATATTTCTCTTAATGAAGAAAACGGCTTTGAATTAACGAACGAACTTAAGCAATTAAATTATTCACCAATTATTATCTTTTCTACTGCTTATGACGAATATGCGGTCAAAGCCTTTGATGTAGGCGCATTGGACTATGTTTTAAAACCGTTTGAACAAGAGCGAATTGACCAAGCTCTGACTAAGGTAAAGAAAGTTTTATCGCAAGAAGTACCTGCTGCAAGTTCAATTAATGATTTATTAACGATTGAACTAGATGATCGTAATGTCGTGATCAAGTTGTCTGATATCGTGTCAGCAACTATCAGTGATGGTGTTTTGACAGTTTCGACTGCCAAAAAGCAGTACCAAACTCGTAAAACTTTGTCTTGGCTAAAACAGCGGTTGCCTAAGCCTAAATTTATGCAAGTTCACCGAAATACGTTGGTAAATCTTGAGGAAGTAAAAGAAGTACAGCCTTGGTTTAATCATACGTTGTTGCTAGTTATGGATAATGGTGAAAAAGTTCAGGTGGGTCGTTCTTATCGTGCCGATCTAAGTAAGCAACTTGGAATGGGATAG